One Bradyrhizobium sp. CCGB12 genomic window carries:
- the hrcA gene encoding heat-inducible transcriptional repressor HrcA produces the protein MAQHDPIHLIAPRAGLAQLNERSRDIFRQIVESYLATGEPVGSRNISRLIALPLSPASVRNVMADLEQLGLIYAPHTSAGRLPTELGLRFFVDALMQVGDLNEAERQSIQSQLASVGQAQSVEAALDQALTRLSGLTRAAAVVLTPKSNARLKHIEFVRLEPEKALVILVGEDGQVENRVLTLPPGVPSSAITEAGNFLNARIRGRTLAEARLELETALGQARAELDQLTQKVISAGIASWSGGENEDRQLIVRGHANLLEDLHALEDLERVRLLFEDLETKRGVIDLLGRAETAEGVRIFIGSENKLFSLSGSSTIISPYRDAAGHIVGVLGVIGPTRLNYARVIPTVDYAARIVSRLLGG, from the coding sequence GTGGCCCAACACGATCCGATCCATCTGATCGCGCCACGCGCAGGCCTTGCTCAGCTCAACGAGCGTTCCCGCGATATCTTTCGTCAAATTGTCGAAAGCTATCTGGCGACCGGTGAACCTGTAGGCTCACGCAATATTTCGCGGCTGATCGCCTTGCCGCTTTCGCCGGCCTCGGTCCGCAACGTCATGGCGGATCTGGAACAATTGGGCCTGATCTACGCCCCACACACCTCGGCCGGCCGTTTGCCGACGGAACTCGGCCTTCGCTTCTTCGTCGACGCCCTGATGCAGGTCGGCGACCTCAACGAGGCCGAACGGCAGTCGATCCAGAGCCAGCTGGCGTCCGTCGGCCAGGCGCAGTCGGTCGAGGCGGCGTTGGACCAGGCCTTGACGCGGCTGTCGGGCCTGACCCGCGCCGCCGCCGTCGTGCTGACGCCGAAATCCAATGCGCGGCTGAAGCACATCGAGTTCGTCCGGCTGGAACCGGAGAAGGCGCTGGTGATCCTGGTCGGCGAGGACGGCCAGGTCGAAAACCGCGTGTTGACGCTGCCGCCCGGAGTTCCCTCCTCGGCGATCACCGAGGCCGGCAATTTCCTCAATGCGCGCATCCGCGGCCGCACCCTGGCCGAGGCGCGGCTCGAGCTCGAGACCGCGCTCGGGCAAGCCCGCGCCGAGCTCGACCAGCTGACGCAGAAGGTGATCTCGGCCGGCATCGCAAGCTGGTCCGGCGGCGAGAACGAGGACCGGCAGCTCATCGTCCGCGGCCACGCCAATCTGCTCGAGGATCTGCACGCGCTGGAGGATCTGGAGCGGGTGCGCCTGCTGTTCGAGGACCTCGAAACCAAGCGCGGCGTGATTGACCTGCTCGGCCGCGCCGAAACCGCGGAAGGCGTGCGCATCTTCATCGGTTCGGAGAACAAGCTGTTTTCCTTGTCGGGCTCCTCCACCATCATCTCGCCCTATCGGGATGCCGCCGGCCATATCGTCGGCGTTTTGGGCGTGATCGGTCCGACGCGGCTGAATTATGCCCGTGTGATCCCCACGGTGGACTACGCCGCCCGCATCGTCAGCCGCCTTCTGGGGGGCTGA
- the grpE gene encoding nucleotide exchange factor GrpE, with the protein MTDRDRQPEDTTAPTPEPVVSKPYIMPDDPEPGSVETLQKEAAEARDRMLRTLAEMENLRKRTAKEVADSKLYGVTGFARDVLDIADNLQRALDAVPAEARAAADPGLIALIEGVELTERSLLNALEKHGVKKFDPQGQKFDPNFQQAMFEVPDASVPSGTVVQVVQAGYTIGERVLRPALVGVAKGGAKAAPAANSNESSGAAN; encoded by the coding sequence ATGACCGATCGAGACCGGCAACCCGAAGACACGACCGCGCCGACGCCCGAGCCCGTGGTGTCAAAGCCCTACATCATGCCCGACGATCCCGAGCCGGGCTCGGTCGAAACGTTGCAGAAGGAAGCCGCTGAAGCGCGCGACCGCATGCTGCGGACGCTGGCCGAGATGGAGAATCTGCGCAAGCGCACCGCCAAGGAGGTCGCCGACTCCAAGCTCTACGGCGTCACCGGCTTTGCCCGCGACGTGCTCGACATCGCCGACAACCTTCAGCGCGCGCTCGATGCCGTTCCGGCCGAGGCGCGTGCCGCCGCCGATCCCGGCCTGATCGCGCTGATCGAGGGCGTCGAGCTCACCGAGCGCTCGCTGCTCAACGCGCTGGAAAAGCACGGCGTGAAGAAGTTCGATCCCCAGGGCCAGAAGTTCGACCCGAACTTCCAGCAGGCGATGTTCGAAGTGCCCGATGCGTCGGTGCCGTCGGGCACCGTGGTGCAGGTCGTGCAGGCCGGCTACACCATCGGCGAGCGCGTGCTGCGCCCGGCGCTGGTCGGTGTCGCCAAGGGCGGCGCGAAGGCCGCGCCTGCGGCGAACAGCAACGAGTCGAGCGGCGCAGCGAACTGA
- the pncA gene encoding bifunctional nicotinamidase/pyrazinamidase, with the protein MLDRRQILAALGTTALAALTPTALLAAASIKPDDATVLLVIDVQNCFLPGGSLAVKEGDQVVPVINKISKAFSNVVMTQDWHTQGHVSFASTHAGKKPFETVDLPYGKQVLWPDHCVQGTEGAALSKDLAIPHAELIIRKGFHKNVDSYSAFLEADGKTSTGLAGYLKGRKIKRVFVAGLATDFCVAWTALDARKAGFEVYVVEDACRGIDTQGSLAKAWADMAKAGVKRIQSGDIAVSA; encoded by the coding sequence ATGTTGGATCGACGACAAATCCTTGCGGCGCTTGGGACCACGGCGCTCGCGGCGCTCACGCCAACCGCACTCCTTGCCGCGGCATCGATCAAGCCCGACGATGCAACCGTGCTGCTCGTGATCGACGTCCAGAACTGCTTCCTGCCCGGCGGCAGTCTCGCGGTGAAGGAAGGCGATCAGGTGGTGCCCGTCATCAACAAGATCTCGAAAGCGTTTTCGAACGTGGTGATGACGCAGGATTGGCACACGCAGGGCCATGTCTCGTTTGCGTCAACACACGCCGGCAAGAAACCGTTCGAGACCGTCGATCTCCCTTACGGCAAACAGGTGCTGTGGCCGGACCATTGCGTGCAGGGCACCGAAGGCGCGGCGCTGTCGAAGGACCTTGCGATCCCGCACGCCGAGCTCATCATCCGCAAGGGTTTTCACAAGAACGTCGACAGCTATTCGGCCTTCCTCGAAGCCGACGGCAAGACTTCGACGGGCCTTGCCGGCTACTTGAAGGGCCGCAAGATCAAGCGCGTCTTCGTTGCGGGTCTCGCGACCGATTTCTGCGTCGCCTGGACCGCGCTCGATGCGCGCAAGGCGGGCTTCGAGGTCTACGTGGTGGAAGACGCCTGCCGCGGCATCGACACGCAGGGCTCGCTGGCAAAGGCCTGGGCCGATATGGCCAAGGCCGGCGTGAAGCGGATTCAGTCGGGTGATATCGCGGTGAGCGCGTAG